TATAATTTTCCATAACGTCTCCGCCTATAGGATAGCCGTAAGGATTTAAGTTTACGAGTCCTATAGAATCCTGAGGGAAACCTCTGACGGTCGTTCTTCCGCCGAGAAAAAACCTTTCGTTTATCGGTACCTGAGAGGTCGGCGACAACGGCCTTATATAGCCTAATCTTGCACCTATAAGAAAATCCGTGTTATATAGAAAAGGAATATATTCTTCCGAATGAAAATAAATTTTAAAAAAGTTAATCTGTGAATCCAATATAAAATTAGAATAAGAAAAACGTAAATTGGTTAAGTTTCCGGAAGTCGGATTGAAGATATTATTTTTGGTATTATATATAAACGAAAGCGACGCAGAGCTTATTCTGGTAAAACCGTCGTCGCGGGGCGTAATTTCGGCGCCTGGATTTAATCCGGAAAGAAAATCGTAAAACATGCCGTACGACAGCAATCCTTTAAAATATCTGTTAAATCTTCTTATAAGCGAAAAATCCGCCCCTTCTTTGTGCATAGTGTAATTAAGCGTTATCACGTCGGTATCGAGTCCGCTCGCGTTAAACGCCAACCCTCTGTATCCGTATATCGCAGGGTCGTAATAGCTTAACAAAAGATTTGTATAAATAGCGCTTTTGGAAAATCTTAAAGAAAGAGATTTTCCAGTGCCGAACAAATTGTCGTTTTCAATCTGAATAAACCCTTTATATCTGGTATAAGTGCCGTAACCTGCGCCAAAACTCAAATCTAATGGTTTAGCATCTTTTACCTTAACGATTATCGTTTTTTCCGAAACTTCGTTTTCGGGATTTTCTATTTTAATGACGGCCGAATTAAATATACCTCTTTTATAAAGCCTGTTTTGAGTTTCAAGTATTTTCCGCTGGTCGTAAAACTGCCCTTTTTTAAAAAGTAAAAGACTTTTAATAAAACCCGTCCTCGTTACAGTATTGCCCGTTATTAAAATCCGTTTTATCCTGACTCTCGGTCCCGCTTTTATCTCATAGTAAATATACGCATATTTTTTATTTTTTAAAAACTTTACGTTCATTTTAACTTTTGAAAAAACGTACCCTGAATCCGATAATTTTGTGGAAAGCAGTTCCTTTCCGTTCTCGGCAGTAATTATACGGAATGGTTTCGCTTTCATTTTTAAAAAATAGCCGGTAAGCGCGGCATTGTTTTTAAAAATAGCCGGAAGTCCGGTAATATAAACTTTTTTTACGATAGTGGGAATTCCCGAATCTATATTTACGGTTACCGCTACGCTCTTTTTATCCGGCGAAAATTTTAATTTATAAGAAATACGGGCGGATAAATAACCTTCGTTGTCGTAATAGTTTTTAATATTTTGAACGTCGTTTTTAAGCCTGTTTCTGCGGAAATATTCCCTGTTAAAAAAAGAAGTTACGCGCGTTCTCATAAGACGCTTTATAGTCCCTATGCTGAAAGGTTTATACCCGTATATGTTTATTTTGCTTATTTTTACTTTGCTTCCCTTATATACCGAATAGTAGAGATTTATCGTCTTATCTTTCTTGTCCTTATTTTCTTTAAACAAGACCTTGGCAAAAAAGTAGCCCTGTTTCATATAGTATTTTTTTAAAACCTTTTGAAAAGCTAAAAAAGTGCCGTCGTCGAATATTAATACGTTTTTAATTTGCAATACGGATTTTTTTACGAAATTTTCGCTTAACGGCTTTATTCCTTTAAAATGAAACAATATTTTATAACCCGGATGAACCTTAAGAGCTATCACGGCTTTGCGTTTAGAAATATAAGTTATTTTAGGGCTTGCTATAATAGCATTTAAATAGCCCTTTTTTTTATATAAATCCCATATGCTTTTCCTCAATAAATGAATTTTATTTAAATTAAGCGGTTTGCCGATAAGTTTTTTAATTAAAACTTCAATCTTTTTTTCGGGATAATATAATTTAAATTTAACGAATATATTAGAAATTATAACCGGCCTGCCGGCAATAATTTTTATATTTACCGCATAAGCTTTAGGCTTTTCATTTAATTCGGTAGTTTTTATGCTTACTTTTGCCGACGGATAACCGCCATTAGACATAATCTTTTTTATTTTTTTTATGCTTATAGTTTTATAATATTTATATACTAAACCGCTTTTTTTAAAAGGAATGGATTTTATTATCCTACCGTTCGAAATTCCGGTATTCTTAAGTCCTTTTATATTAATTTCTTTAATGTAAATTTTTGGAGAAAAAACAAATTTTAAATAAATTAATTTTAATTTTTTATTTATATTTGCAAAAACAGAAACATTGGAAAAATAGCCTGAAGCATAAAGCGTTTTAATCGTTTTTTCCAAAGAAATCATTGAAAATTTTCTTCCGGATTTTATATAGAAAAGATCTTTTATATTGCTTGCCGGAATACCGTAAGGCATTTTGTAATTAATAGATTTTACTGTATATTGCCCTGCATTTATATCGTAGATATTGCGAATGTTTGAGGCAAAAACGTTATTTGCCGCAAAATATAAGAAAAATATCGCAAATAATAAAGTATAAGCAAAAAAAATAAAAGATTTTTTTATAATATTCATTGTTTTTATTTTAAAAATTTTAATAAAACCTAAAGTGAAATACTATATTACCGCCTACTTCGCTGTAAACGTTGGAACTGTTCGGCGCTAGCTCGTTATTTTCCCATACTCCTATAACGGAAATATGCGGGGTAAGCCTATAAGTAACGGTAGCCGATTGCGACGATTGCGACGAAGCTATATCGCTGTATGAAACCGACAGCCGCTTCGTCAAGTTTTTAGAAACGGTTACCTGCGGCGCGGCGCTGTGCGTTATCGCCGAATAGCCGGGCGTTACCGACATATTTTTAAAACCGAAATAGCTGGATATAGTTCCGGTAACGCTCTGCTCGACCCCGCCGCCGATTGCGGAAGCCGCTTCGGAAGCGGCTATTCCTCCCGCCGATGAAGCATAAACCGAATTTGTCGAAGTACCGAGCGCAAGCATCGAAACTATGCTTAACTCCGAAAGAGGCGGAGTCGATGAAAGATTTACGTTAAAATTTAACATGGAACCGCTTGCATTCATTCTTATTATATATTGATTTATATAAGTTCTTGCCGCAACGTCGAAAGTCGGATTTATTTTATACCTGTTATTAAAATCTAAATTTGCGTATGACAGTTTCAGCTCAGTTCCCCTGAAAAATATATCGCCCTTTTCGGCATTCGCCGTTCCTATTATTACGGGATTATCGAGAGTGCCCAGAATATTAAGGTCGGCGCTGAAATTAGTATTTATTATATTATTTCTTATCTCTATTTTCTTTTTCGATACGACTTTTATGTTAAGCCTCGGATTAGTTAAACTTACCGGAGATTCCTGCGTTACCGCGCCGTATCTTTTATAGCTTAAAAGGAACGACGAAAAATTTATTTTCTTATCGTACATGGCTTTTTTAATTTTTACGCTTCCGTATAAAACCGGGTTGTCGGGTCTGCCGTAAAAACCTAACCTTCCGCTCATCTTTGCGTAAAAATAGTTTGACTCCCTGTAAACCGCGGAATTAAAATTAGTTTCCAGTCTATAATAAGATGGCGAAAAGTTTTTAAGCCTTATAATGCCGTGCGTCGAAAAAATGCCGTTAAACATCCTGAATCTTGCTTTTTTAATATAAATCATATTTTTATTAAACGTAACCTGCGCAAAAATTCTTGATGCGGCAAAAGAAGAATCGACGGAAGGTTCGACAAGTCCCCTTTTTATATTAGCAAATCCGTATATATTCGGGGATGCGAACGGCCCGAATATAACGGCCGAAGCGGTCGCAAATCCGGATGAATTTATTATCTTATTAGTAAAAATTCCAATAACCCATAAATCGGTTCTGTCGTTTAATATTATATTGTATCTTCGCGGAGTTATATATCCTCTTAGCTGAAAATAGTTGTTGCCGCCTTTCAATTTAAAACCGCTGAATTTTACGGTTTTGTCCATATACGATATTTTAATGTTCCGGATGTTTTGCAGGAAAAAAGGACCGTGCTTTAAATATACGTAATCTAATTTGGAAAACAGATACGAATTTTTAAAATTAGAAAGTTTTCCGCTTCCGAAAATTCCGCCGGACAATCTGAATAAAGTTTTTCTGTAATTAACGCTTAACATTTTTATATTCGTAATAAAATTGTAAGGATAACCTTTTTTCAACAGAATTTTAGCTTTTGTACTAATTCTGTTATCCATCGCATATAAATGCAGTTTCATTTTTCTTTTCGACGAATTGACAACCGCTTTTACGGCGCCTATATAGTAATTTTTAACCGAAATTTTTTCCGCATCTACCGAACCTGAAATATCCGGCAGACTAAATGTGCCTCCTATATGCAAATCGGCATCGGCAGTTCCGTGTACCTCATAATTTTTTAAAAAATTGAAATTTAAATTAGAAAGATTAACGCCGTTTGAAACTATTTTTATATTGTAATTATTATAACCGCTATAATTATTGCTGCGACCGTAACCTCCGCCCGATGCCGCGTTAACAAAATTCAAAACGCCGTAAGCGTTAAAATATGCTCCGCCGTATAAGCCTTTAAGTTTGTATAAATTTAATATTTTTTTCGTAACGGAAAATTTAAAATTAACGCCGTTAACGTCTTGCCCGTATATAACGACTTTTTTTGAATTACCGGTTGCGGTTAAAAGAGGATTTTTTAATTCCCCTTTAATATTTCCTTCGGAATTAAAAACGGCAAAGAAACCTCCGTGGGTCCCGCCGCGATGCGACGCCGCAAGGTTTTTTGCATTAAAATACCCGTTAATCAGTTCTTGACGCGAAATTTTGTCCTTATAAATTTCTCCGCTAAAATTAAACCTACCCGCTCCGTCCGTACTGCCTTCTTTTAATCTTACTTTTTTTATGAAAACCTTACTGCTTCCGGTAATATTTATGTTTGCGGTTCCGGTAAAAGGAGCCGTATATCCGTTTATAAAAAGCCTTTTAAACCTGTTTTTAAACTTAAAATATATGTCGTGATATGTTCCGACTATATTGCCGTTCATGTTACCGTCAGCCGATGGATTAAAATAGCGGCTCCTGTATTTTTCGACTAAGTCTATTTTCGGCAGTTTATTATAAGAGGCCGTAAAATGAAAATTTAAATATTTTTTTTCGTAATTTATTTTACCGCCGAAAAAGCCTTTAAGGGTTTCCGATAAAATTCCAGTACGCTTTATAATAACGTATTTATCGTTTACTAAGACCGTACCGTTAATTAAAATTCCGTTCCCGTAATATATCCGATATATTTTGTTTACTCCTTTTCTGTTTTTAAATTTAAGCTGTTCGACCGGTTTAACTAAATTTATTTTTTCTATATTTGCGACGTAAAAATTTTTGCCGAAATTTAAAAAAGTTGTAATATTGCCGTCGGCTACGGCTTTTAACTGCGGAATTTTTTCGGTATCGTAAAACTCGATAAGCTTTCCTACATCTATATTCTTTATGACGGATTTAAATCTGCCTTCTTTCTCGTTAAGGTTTATACTGCCCTTAGACTTAAACGTGCCGTTAAAAGTTTTAAGGTTGATTTTTTTGAATTTTATAATATTATTTTTGTTTTTTGCGCCGTTTCGGTCAAACGTACATAATATTTTTCCGCTTTTAAAATCGCCGCCCGAAAAGACAGTATCTTTTAAAGCGATTACGGCTTTAGATTTTAACATGCCTGCAGCCGATCCTATTACGTTCACGTTTGCTCTTAGTTTTCCTTTTAAAGCCGGAAGTTCGTCGAAATGTTTAGAAAAAAATGACAGATTGTTTACTTTTAATATTGTAGTATCGTTGATTTTTTTAATAATTTCCGGAAATAAAATTTTTTTCTTTAACTCAAAAATGCCGCCTGACGAAATGTTAAAATATTGATTTCCAAATTTCACTTTGCGGTAATATATAAAACCGTTGACGTAATGTATCTGTTCGGCGCTTGAGCGGTAAGCTCCGCCGTATCTTAATTTACCCGACTTTAAAAATATATAAGGAATATCGTATTTAAAATATATACCGGAGTTTTTATAAATAAACGGCGTTTTAGAAGGTTTTTTATAAACGGTAAGAGCTATGTTTTTAAGATTAAGAAGTATATTTTTATCTTCATCGTCAAAGTTAAAACTGCCGCCTGATACCTCTATTTTATCAAACGAAAGCGAGATTAGACGATTTTGATTCGGAAGAGCAAACTCTTTTATTACCGAGCCTATTTTTTTATAGTTATAAAATTTATTGTGCTTTATTAAAACATTTAAGTCCGGCTTAATTATACTTATTTTATAAATATTTAACTCTCTGCGGAAAATATTAACATGTCCTATGTTTATATCGATTTGTTTAATTTTTGCCAAATTTTTAATTTTTACGCCGTAAATACTAATTTGCGGGGAAAAAATAGAAAATTTTATTTGTTTTAAGGTTACCTTTTTTTTAAGTTTTTTGGAAAGATAAGAAGATATATAAGTTTTTGCTATATAGGCAAAATAGGAAGATTCTAAAAAAGAAACGGCGCTTGCCGAGATTGCGACGATAAGAAACAGCAAAACTGCAAGATAAATTTTAAGCTTTTTGTCATATTTTTTCATCTATAAATTTATAGCCTACGCCTCTTATAGTTTCAATAAACTTAATAGATTCGTCTATCTCGATATTCGACCTGAGCCGTCTTATGTGAACGTCGACAGTTCTTGGTTCTACGAAAGAATCGCTTCCCCATACGTTATCTAAAAGTTTCTCGCGCGAAAAAACGTCGCCTGAGTAAGTCATCAAAAAAATAAGAAGTTTAAATTCTATAGGACTGAGTTTTATCTCGATGTTTTTTACCATTACGCTGTGTTTAAGAACGTTAATGGTAATATTTTTAAAACCGAAACCGTCCGATATTTTCCCCGTCTTGCTATTTTCTTCATTGCTTGCCGGAGGCACTCTTCTTAAAATAGTTCTTACGCGCGCCAGAAGTTCGGCTACCGAAAAGGGTTTCGTTATATAGTCTTCCGCTCCGGACTCAAAACCCAGCACCTTATCGACCTCTTCCTGCTTTGCGGAAAGAAATATTACGGGAACGGTCGAAAAATTTTCCGTTCTTTTTATTCTTTTGCATACTTCGTAGCCGTTAATATCGGGAAGCATTATATCTAATATCAGAAGGTCGGGCTTAAAAACTTCCGATGCCCTTAATCCGTCAAATCCGTTAAAAGCAAACTCTACTTTATAGCCTTCTTTAGCAAGATTGTATTTTAGAAGTTCTACTAAATCCGGCTCATCGTCTATTATAAGTACGTTGGCTTTATACATAATAAATAATACAACATAAAAAACGGCTCATGTCAAGAATTTTCCTCATCTATCCTACGCCTTATATCCAGTATCTCGTCTAAACCTTTTAAAAAAGCATCGAAGCAGTCCGGATCGAAAGCCGCCCCCGGTTTCATTTCGTCTTTCATTATCCTGAGCGTTTCTTCCAGCGTATAAGCCGGTTTATATATTCTTTTATTTATAAGCGCGTCAAAAACGTCGGCTACTTTGGTAATCCGTCCCGAAAGCGGTATAGAATCGCCTTTTAATCCGTTTGGATATCCGCTTCCGTCGTAATTTTCGTGATGCGACAGCGCTATAGCCGCGCCTTCTTTTAAAGTATTCGATTCGGAATCTTTCAATATATTATATCCTATAACCGTGTGCGACTTCATAATTTCAAATTCGTCTTTATCTAATCGTCCGGGTTTCAAAAGAATATTATCGGGTATTCCGACCTTGCCTATATCGTGCATGGGAGCGGAATTCAATATATTTTCCCGATAAACGCCGTCCATTCCAAGTTCCTTTGCTATAACGGCGGCAAAATGGGACATTCTGGCAATATGATTTCCGGTGTCTTCATCCCTGTATTCCGCTAAAACCATCAGCCTGTTCAGAGAATCGTGCTCCATTTTATAAACGTCGTCTATGGTTTTTTGATAATACGATTCTATGGCAAGCGTTATATCGATAGACAGCATTTTCTGTACCGAATTAAGTATCGATACAGACTCTTCGCTGTCAATGCCGTTTTCTTTACAGCATTTTATAACGGCATCCGTTATAAGCGTATTGTAATACCCGTAACTTCCTATGTAAACCGAGGGAGATATCTTGTAAACGTAATGCGCAAAACCGACTATAACCCTGTTAATAAAATAATTTTCGTCGTATTCAATGCCGAATAACTGATTTATATAATGAGACTGCGTAAGTATAAGCTGGTCTAAAAGATCCGGTCTCGAATTAATAATTTTAGCGGTTTCTTCTATGTTCAGCAAATATTCGTAAAAATCCGAAGCTATTTTTAAAGAAATATTTTCTATGCATCCCTTTATTTTACCTATGCCGTCTATGTCTTTTTGCGTAAAATGAGTCAAATCTTTTAAAAGCTTTATATTTTTCTGGGCAAAGAGGCTATATATGCCTATAACGCCTTTTTCGGTCATTTTATTTTTTTTCAGTATGTCGTCTAATCTGCCCATAAATTATCCTTATTTTTAAAATACTTTTTATTTAATTTTTACTTTTTATCGGCTTCTTCGGCCGCGACGGCGATTTTTAAACTCTGCTCCATATTTCTCGGATGAAATTTAGCGTGCTGCTCACTTAAATGAGATATATCGGTATGCGTATAAATTTCCGTAGTAGAAATACTTGTATGCCCCAGCATCTGCTGAATCGACCTTAAATCAGCCCCGCCTCCCAGAAGATGGGTCGCAAAAGTATGCCTTAACGTATGCGGAGTTATATTTTTATCTATTTTAGCCAACAGCGCAGCTTTTTTAATAATTTTCCACAGCCCCTGCCTCGTTAAAGGCATGCCTTTTTCGGTAATAAACAGATAGGAACTTCCGGCATTTTTTGATTTAACTGCGTATTTTTGCCTTAGCGGCAGATAAACTTTAAGCATCTCCTTAAAAGGTATTCCGAACGGCACTATCCTTTCTTTAGAACCTTTGCCTATTACTCTTGCAAAATTTAAATCGAAATTAAAATTATCGAGCTTAATGTCCGCAAGTTCGGAAATTCTTAGTCCGCTTGAATATAGAAATTCTATTATTGCTTTATTTCTAAGGTTTTCAAATTTGTACGCATCGGGGTCTTTTCTTTTTCGTATTCTTCCCCGTCCCGTAAACTCGACAGATAAAATTTTTCTCATCTCTTCTTCCGTAAGAAAATCGGGTAATTTCTTTGCCGTAAAAGGATATTCTATATCCTTAAAAGGAAATTCCGTTACAATGCCGCGTTTAAATAAAAATTTATAAAATCCTTTAATAGAGGAGTAAAACCTCGCCCTTGTTTTTCCGCTTAAATTTAGCTCGGAAAGATAAGACAGGAAATCCTGAAAAAAAAATGGGGATAGTTCTTTAAAATTAATATTTTTGTCCTTTACGAAAGCATGAAATTTCATTAAATCCAAATAATACGAAGAAACGGTATTAAGGCTTAAACCTCTTTCTATTTTAAGAAAAGATATATAATTTTCTATAAAAGCCTCAAATTCGTCTTTTTTAATCGGAATCTGCCCTTCATTCATAATTTTGCATTTCAAATTTGCGGTGCCCGAATTTAATTATTGGGCGTTTTTATTAATTTTGCGGCGTTTATAACTTAGCCTGCTTATTAAGTTTAGCCAGATAATTAAATAAAAAGCCGAAATCCAACTTTTTAAACTCATATACCCCTATTCCTTTTATCAGCACGAATTTTATCTGTTTATCGGACACCTTTTTGTCTAATTTCATTGCGTTTACGTACTGTTCCGGAGTAAAATCCGGAATATCGGACGGCAGGCCTGAATTTATTATTAAATTTTTAATTCTCGCCACCTCTTCTTCGCCGCATAATCCAAGATGTTTAGACAGTTTTGCGGCAAAAACCATTCCTATGGCTATCGCCTCGCCGTGTTTAATATTTTCGTAATTATACAAAGTTTCGATAGCATGCCCCAAACTGTGTCCAAAATTTAAAACGGAACGCAGTCCCGATTCTTTTTCGTCCTGATTTACGATATCCGCTTTAATGGAACACGACTTTTCTATTATACGGATTAAAGATTCTTCGTCGTAAGCAAGGATTTTTTTATAATTAGATTCAAGATAAGAAAAAAAATTCGCGTCTAAAGAGGCTCCGTATTTTATGACTTCCGCAAATCCGTTGGTTAATTCTCTTTTATCTAATGTTTTAAGGATATCTACGTCTATCAGGACGGTTCTCGGCTGATAAAAAGAGCCTATAAGATTTTTGCCTTTAGGATGGTCTATGCCGGTTTTCCCTCCTACGCTTGAATCCACGTCGGCAAGCAAAGTAGTCGGAACCTGAATAAAGTTAATTCCCCTTAGATACGTAGCCGCGGCAAAACCCGCAAGGTCGCCTACAACCCCGCCTCCGAAAGCTATTATATAATCCGACCTTTCCATACCGTTATCTATCAGACGGTCGTAAATATCGGAAAGATATTTAAGGCTCTTCGTGGATTCTCCGTCGGGAAGGACTATGAAATCAAAATTTTCTATTCCGCATTTTTTAAGAAATGACGAAAATTTATCTCCGTATAAGCCATAGACTGTTTCGGATGTTACCGCTAAAAACCCCGCTTTTAAATTTACGGCGGCGGAACTAAACGCCGAAACGATTTCTTTCGCGGAAACTCCGCCTATAATTCCGGCGTCGATTATTATATCGTAGCCGTCTTTGCCCTCTTTCTTGCCGCTTATTTTCGGTTCGACCCTGATTTTCATATCATTGGCTTTAGCTTTCCTAAGGGTGTTATTATTTATTATATTTATTTATTATATTATTAATAAATATATTACATTGCCGATTAATTCGCGCTTACAAAGAATACATTTTATTTTATAAATCGAATTTTGTCTAACATTTTTTTAATATACTACCTGATACTGCCCAAACTCACTGTTGATATTTTTAATCCGGATGAGCCGTCTAAATACCGACGGCTTTAAAACGTACCCGCGTAGGCGGGCATGACTATTTATTTAACCTTAGCCGATTTAGAAAAAGAATTTTTTGAAAAATTCTGCTTTTTAGAATTTCCGAAACGAGACGAATTTAAAGGTTTTAATGAACTATTTTTAGAACGGAATAAATTTTTTGAACCTTCAGAGCCGTCGGTTTCCGCACAGATATTAAAACGATTTTTCTTTGCGGGCGTTTTACCCTGCGTCGTCCTCGTCCTGCCTTTAAACCGTCCTTCGTAATTATTATGATTTTTATGGAATACCGCCGCATTATCAGGCGACGCCGCTATATTAATATTTGCAGGCGGTACGAAACTGTCGAACGCAACCCTGGGTATCTCGCGTTTTATAAACCTTTCTATCTCCTTTAGGAAACGCATTTCTTCCCTGTCCACCAAAGAAACTGCTTTTCCGCTAACCCCCGCTCTTCCCGTTCTGCCGATACGGTGAACGTAGTCTTCTGCGGCGTTAGGCAGTTCAAAATTAACGACATACGGCAGGCGGTCTATATCGATGCCTCTCGAAGCCACGTCCGTTGCTACTAAAGCGGTTACCGAACCGTCTTTAAACTGATTAAGCGCCTTAATTCTAGCAGGCTGGCTTTTGTTTCCGTGTATTGCGGTCGCCGAAATTCCGTCCGCCGCAAGCTTGTCCGCAAGCCTGTTCGCTCCGTTTTTAGTACGCGTAAAAATAAGCACCTGCTCCCATTTATGATGTTTAATGAGGTGGGATAACAGATGGCTTTTTAACTTCTGGGAAACCATATGAACGCTCTGGTCAACCAATTCCGAAGCAGCATTCTGTTTTTCTCCCTGCACGAAAGCAGGATTGCGAAGAACAAATTCCGAAAGCGACTTGATTCTTTCCGAAAAAGTCGCCGAAAATAAAAGATTCTGCCTCTGTTTCGGCAAAAGCGCAATAATTTTTTTAATATCTACTATAAAACCCATATCCAGCATTCTGTCCGCTTCGTCAAGAACTAAAATTTCAATTCCGGATAAATCTACCGTTTTTTGTCCCGCATGGTCGAGAAGCCTTCCCGGCGTAGCTACTAATATATCTACATTACGCCTTAGCGCTTTTATCTGAGGAACTATGCTCATTCCTCCAAAAACCGACGTCGATTTAAGCGGAAGGTATTTTCCGTACGTTTTTACCGATTCCTCGACCTGCACCGCAAGCTCTCTGGTAGGGACCAGCACAAGGCATCTCGGCTTGGACTTTAATGCGGAAGCAGTCGAAAACTTCCTTTCCTGCCTGTCGTTTTTATAAGTCTTATCTTTAATTTCTGCCGTATCTTTCCCCGAAAGCATATGCAGTATCGGAAGAGTAAAAGCTGCCGTCTTTCCGGTTCCGGTCTGCGCTCCGGCAAGAAGGTCTTTTCCCGAAAGCACTATAGGTATAGACTTCGCCTGAACCGCCGTCGGATTTTCATAACCCGCATCGGCAACTGCCTTCATCAAATTTTCAGATAAATTTAAATCTTTAAAACTCATTTCTTCAATAGTCTTTAATTTTTTTAACATTTCTTTAAAATCCTCCTGTTTTTATACAAATTAACACTGCGAATAGTTTCGGAGGAATATTTAAAGAGACGCCTTTAAAGGGATACCGCGCTTTTAACTTTAACAATGTCGATATATATATTTATATTATTTTTTTTATCTTTTAATTATACCTTATGACGCAACTTTATGCAAATATCTTTTATTTATTTAAAGTATTTAAAGGGGTCAGATTTATTTATTGAGTATAAAATATTTTTTAGATTTAAAGGGGTCAGATTTATTTATTATTTTATTTATTGAGTATAAAATTTTTTTACATAGACATTTTAGGTAAACGGAATAAATTTTGCCATAAATCATAAAAATATGTATAATTTAGATATGATGAAGGAATACTGGTTTCATGACCGATACATGGGTAAAGTTTCTTTCTTAAAAAATCTATTCGTTTTTATATTTTACCTGCTTCTTTCCGTCTTGTTTTTCGGATATCCTGTGCTGTCCCACATATCAACGTATTACATAGGCGGAGGGGTTGATCCTAC
This DNA window, taken from Candidatus Acidulodesulfobacterium acidiphilum, encodes the following:
- a CDS encoding response regulator transcription factor — translated: MYKANVLIIDDEPDLVELLKYNLAKEGYKVEFAFNGFDGLRASEVFKPDLLILDIMLPDINGYEVCKRIKRTENFSTVPVIFLSAKQEEVDKVLGFESGAEDYITKPFSVAELLARVRTILRRVPPASNEENSKTGKISDGFGFKNITINVLKHSVMVKNIEIKLSPIEFKLLIFLMTYSGDVFSREKLLDNVWGSDSFVEPRTVDVHIRRLRSNIEIDESIKFIETIRGVGYKFIDEKI
- a CDS encoding HD domain-containing protein; translated protein: MGRLDDILKKNKMTEKGVIGIYSLFAQKNIKLLKDLTHFTQKDIDGIGKIKGCIENISLKIASDFYEYLLNIEETAKIINSRPDLLDQLILTQSHYINQLFGIEYDENYFINRVIVGFAHYVYKISPSVYIGSYGYYNTLITDAVIKCCKENGIDSEESVSILNSVQKMLSIDITLAIESYYQKTIDDVYKMEHDSLNRLMVLAEYRDEDTGNHIARMSHFAAVIAKELGMDGVYRENILNSAPMHDIGKVGIPDNILLKPGRLDKDEFEIMKSHTVIGYNILKDSESNTLKEGAAIALSHHENYDGSGYPNGLKGDSIPLSGRITKVADVFDALINKRIYKPAYTLEETLRIMKDEMKPGAAFDPDCFDAFLKGLDEILDIRRRIDEENS
- a CDS encoding tyrosine recombinase XerD — encoded protein: MKCKIMNEGQIPIKKDEFEAFIENYISFLKIERGLSLNTVSSYYLDLMKFHAFVKDKNINFKELSPFFFQDFLSYLSELNLSGKTRARFYSSIKGFYKFLFKRGIVTEFPFKDIEYPFTAKKLPDFLTEEEMRKILSVEFTGRGRIRKRKDPDAYKFENLRNKAIIEFLYSSGLRISELADIKLDNFNFDLNFARVIGKGSKERIVPFGIPFKEMLKVYLPLRQKYAVKSKNAGSSYLFITEKGMPLTRQGLWKIIKKAALLAKIDKNITPHTLRHTFATHLLGGGADLRSIQQMLGHTSISTTEIYTHTDISHLSEQHAKFHPRNMEQSLKIAVAAEEADKK
- a CDS encoding 3-dehydroquinate synthase, with product MKIRVEPKISGKKEGKDGYDIIIDAGIIGGVSAKEIVSAFSSAAVNLKAGFLAVTSETVYGLYGDKFSSFLKKCGIENFDFIVLPDGESTKSLKYLSDIYDRLIDNGMERSDYIIAFGGGVVGDLAGFAAATYLRGINFIQVPTTLLADVDSSVGGKTGIDHPKGKNLIGSFYQPRTVLIDVDILKTLDKRELTNGFAEVIKYGASLDANFFSYLESNYKKILAYDEESLIRIIEKSCSIKADIVNQDEKESGLRSVLNFGHSLGHAIETLYNYENIKHGEAIAIGMVFAAKLSKHLGLCGEEEVARIKNLIINSGLPSDIPDFTPEQYVNAMKLDKKVSDKQIKFVLIKGIGVYEFKKLDFGFLFNYLAKLNKQAKL
- a CDS encoding DEAD/DEAH box helicase, yielding MLKKLKTIEEMSFKDLNLSENLMKAVADAGYENPTAVQAKSIPIVLSGKDLLAGAQTGTGKTAAFTLPILHMLSGKDTAEIKDKTYKNDRQERKFSTASALKSKPRCLVLVPTRELAVQVEESVKTYGKYLPLKSTSVFGGMSIVPQIKALRRNVDILVATPGRLLDHAGQKTVDLSGIEILVLDEADRMLDMGFIVDIKKIIALLPKQRQNLLFSATFSERIKSLSEFVLRNPAFVQGEKQNAASELVDQSVHMVSQKLKSHLLSHLIKHHKWEQVLIFTRTKNGANRLADKLAADGISATAIHGNKSQPARIKALNQFKDGSVTALVATDVASRGIDIDRLPYVVNFELPNAAEDYVHRIGRTGRAGVSGKAVSLVDREEMRFLKEIERFIKREIPRVAFDSFVPPANINIAASPDNAAVFHKNHNNYEGRFKGRTRTTQGKTPAKKNRFNICAETDGSEGSKNLFRSKNSSLKPLNSSRFGNSKKQNFSKNSFSKSAKVK